Proteins encoded in a region of the Psychromicrobium lacuslunae genome:
- a CDS encoding Asp23/Gls24 family envelope stress response protein produces the protein MSARPEMLSCGHSLDELSDYLAADRQPANPYIDTCPECQSALRALEQLNSVTRELIDFESEPHSAEDENWLGSIFSNIALEAQAGRDIPLHNQGELPAADPDDELSQTEGSVIALIRSAGDELEGAMIGRCRLEGEVSSPDAEITVEVRLSAVWGPPLPALADELRTKIRETLERHTQLKISAINIAIVDIQRSQTLGDGD, from the coding sequence ATGAGCGCAAGACCCGAAATGCTCAGTTGCGGCCACTCCCTTGACGAGCTCAGCGACTATTTGGCAGCTGACCGCCAGCCCGCCAATCCGTATATCGACACCTGCCCCGAATGCCAGTCAGCATTGCGTGCCCTGGAGCAGCTCAACTCGGTCACCCGAGAACTGATCGACTTTGAGTCTGAGCCGCACAGTGCTGAGGACGAGAACTGGCTCGGGTCAATTTTCAGCAATATCGCTTTGGAAGCTCAAGCCGGCCGAGATATCCCACTGCACAATCAAGGGGAGCTTCCCGCCGCCGATCCCGATGATGAACTCAGTCAAACAGAGGGTTCAGTAATCGCTCTGATTCGATCAGCTGGTGATGAACTCGAGGGCGCTATGATTGGCCGCTGCCGTCTAGAAGGGGAGGTTTCCAGCCCGGACGCCGAAATCACCGTTGAGGTACGTCTGAGTGCCGTGTGGGGTCCGCCATTACCAGCCTTGGCCGATGAGTTGCGAACTAAAATTCGTGAAACACTTGAGCGACACACACAGCTGAAAATCAGCGCAATCAATATTGCGATTGTCGATATTCAGCGGTCACAGACTCTGGGAGATGGTGATTAA
- a CDS encoding RNA polymerase sigma factor: MDQPKSNKLSTANDAFLVERALNGDIRAFEILARRYALLMRSYAGRLLSSHSEAEDVVQEALVVAWKTLDSLQEPAKVKSWLMRIVSRKSIDLLRKRKDSSGIDDLEIAAPAAERPERQALAASQLSALSAALSQLPETQRRCWTLREVGEHSYQEIADELGLSVSTVRGQLARARATLMKEMEDWR, translated from the coding sequence TTGGATCAGCCAAAATCGAATAAGCTCAGCACGGCCAACGATGCTTTTCTGGTCGAGCGGGCTCTCAATGGCGACATCAGAGCCTTCGAAATCTTGGCTCGCCGCTACGCCTTATTGATGCGTTCCTACGCTGGCCGGCTGCTCTCCTCCCACAGCGAGGCAGAAGACGTCGTCCAAGAAGCGCTCGTTGTCGCCTGGAAGACCCTAGACAGCCTGCAAGAACCGGCTAAGGTAAAAAGCTGGCTAATGCGGATCGTCAGCCGCAAAAGTATCGATCTACTGCGCAAACGCAAGGATAGCTCCGGTATTGACGACTTAGAGATAGCGGCACCGGCAGCCGAGCGCCCGGAACGCCAAGCACTAGCCGCCTCGCAGCTAAGCGCGCTCTCAGCAGCTTTAAGTCAACTGCCAGAGACTCAACGAAGATGTTGGACACTCCGAGAAGTTGGCGAACACAGTTATCAGGAAATCGCCGATGAACTCGGCCTCAGCGTATCGACGGTACGTGGACAACTGGCAAGAGCTAGGGCGACACTGATGAAGGAAATGGAGGATTGGCGATGA
- a CDS encoding CsbD family protein: MGIEEKAENKFQDLAGNAKEAAGDLTNNPDLKAEGKADQAEAGAKDAVENVKDFAQDAVENVKDFAQDAGANLKAAGEKLLEGFKKKD; this comes from the coding sequence ATGGGTATCGAAGAAAAAGCCGAAAACAAGTTCCAAGACCTGGCTGGCAATGCCAAGGAGGCTGCCGGAGATCTCACCAATAACCCCGATTTGAAGGCCGAAGGCAAGGCAGATCAGGCTGAGGCCGGCGCGAAGGATGCGGTGGAAAACGTGAAAGATTTCGCCCAGGATGCGGTGGAGAACGTTAAGGACTTCGCCCAGGATGCCGGCGCGAATCTCAAAGCGGCGGGTGAAAAATTGCTTGAAGGTTTCAAGAAGAAGGACTAA
- a CDS encoding DUF2273 domain-containing protein, translating to MSGTVTGIAIGAVLAAAALAFGFWGFILMLIFMLVGAVIGRTFEGKLDLRGVFDALTGKRTSS from the coding sequence ATGAGTGGAACTGTAACTGGAATCGCCATCGGCGCGGTACTCGCCGCAGCCGCCCTCGCCTTCGGTTTTTGGGGCTTCATCTTGATGCTGATCTTCATGCTCGTCGGTGCGGTCATCGGCCGTACCTTTGAAGGCAAACTCGATCTGCGCGGTGTGTTTGACGCACTGACCGGCAAACGGACCTCCTCATGA
- a CDS encoding Asp23/Gls24 family envelope stress response protein: MSTPANNPAKPTSTDSKAVQVKSDSGNSNSGKTTIEDAVVAKVVGIATREVPGVYALGGGAARAIGAIRDVVGNTDLTQGVSVEVGEKQAAVDITLVVEYPSPLKGVADQVRSAVYNAVEKLVGLDVVEVNITVSDIHIPSDDKNTETQESAKAIEGSRVE; encoded by the coding sequence ATGAGCACACCGGCTAATAACCCTGCGAAGCCCACCAGCACGGACAGCAAAGCGGTCCAGGTGAAAAGCGATTCCGGCAACTCAAATTCGGGCAAGACCACCATTGAGGATGCTGTCGTCGCCAAAGTAGTTGGCATCGCCACCCGCGAAGTTCCCGGAGTTTACGCCCTCGGCGGTGGGGCAGCTCGCGCCATTGGCGCTATTCGAGATGTTGTCGGTAACACCGACCTCACTCAGGGCGTTTCGGTGGAAGTCGGCGAGAAGCAGGCGGCGGTAGACATCACCCTGGTGGTCGAATACCCCTCCCCACTCAAGGGCGTCGCCGATCAGGTTCGCTCGGCCGTTTACAACGCCGTCGAGAAATTGGTTGGCCTCGATGTGGTCGAGGTGAATATCACGGTCAGCGATATTCACATTCCTTCCGATGACAAGAACACCGAGACTCAAGAGTCCGCCAAGGCTATTGAAGGGAGCCGAGTCGAATGA